From Phycodurus eques isolate BA_2022a chromosome 13, UOR_Pequ_1.1, whole genome shotgun sequence, a single genomic window includes:
- the LOC133411833 gene encoding phospholipid phosphatase 3-like isoform X1 yields the protein MQRCLIYEKSMAGETKNGGASASGWKEHSRTKLLVGVDLFCLFLAGLPFLVIETSAVQPYRRGFYCHDESIKYPAKNGDTISDGVLSAAGILITILSIVIGESYRIYFLNEGSKSFVGNPYISALYKQVGVFVFGCAISQSFTDIAKVSVGRLRPHFLDVCKPDFTTINCSLGYIADYQCQGPESRVQEARKSFFSGHASFSMYTMLYLVFYLQSRFTWHGARLLRPLTQFTLVMMSFYTGLSRVSDHKHHPTDVLAGFLQGALVAYCIAFFVSDLFKAKGRRCALSSTPVKKELVPPADIRERSNHLIVA from the exons ATGCAACGCTGCTTGATCTATGAGAAAAGCATGGCAGGCGAGACGAAGAACGGCGGCGCTTCTGCGAGCGGCTGGAAAGAGCACAGCCGCACAAAGTTGCTGGTCGGGGTGGACCTCTTCTGCCTCTTCTTGG CCGGCCTGCCTTTCTTGGTCATTGAGACCAGCGCTGTTCAGCCTTACCGTAGAGGGTTTTACTGCCACGATGAGTCCATCAAGTACCCGGCCAAAAATGGAGACACCATTAGCGATGGTGTGCTTAGCGCTGCTGGCATTCTTATCACCATCCTCTCT ATCGTCATTGGAGAGAGCTACAGGATCTACTTCCTCAACGAGGGATCGAAATCATTTGTGGGGAATCCCTACATTTCCGCCCTGTACAAGCAGGTGGGCGTGTTCGTTTTCGGCTGCGCCATCAGTCAGTCTTTCACCGACATCGCCAAAGTGTCGGTGGGCCGCCTGCGACCCCATTTTCTCGACGTGTGCAAGCCCGACTTCACCACTATCAACTGTTCCCTGGGCTACATCGCCGACTACCAGTGTCAGGGGCCCGAGAGCCGAGTCCAGGAGGCCAG GAAGTCGTTTTTCTCTGGACACGCTTCCTTCTCCATGTACACCATGCTTTATCTGGTG TTTTACCTGCAGTCTCGTTTCACCTGGCACGGAGCCCGATTGCTGCGCCCGCTGACCCAGTTCACCCTCGTCATGATGTCCTTCTACACGGGCTTGTCCCGCGTCTCGGATCACAAGCATCACCCCACTGATGTCCTGGCGGGTTTCCTTCAGGGCGCGCTGGTGGCCTACTGCATT GCGTTCTTTGTATCAGACTTGTTCAAGGCCAAAGGGAGACGTTGCGCCTTATCGTCGACTCCCGTGAAAAAAGAGCTCGTTCCTCCGGCGGACATCAGAGAGAGGAGCAATCATCTCATCGTGGCGTAG
- the LOC133411833 gene encoding phospholipid phosphatase 3-like isoform X4, producing MRKAWQARRRTAALLRAAGKSTAAQSCWSGWTSSASSWIVIGESYRIYFLNEGSKSFVGNPYISALYKQVGVFVFGCAISQSFTDIAKVSVGRLRPHFLDVCKPDFTTINCSLGYIADYQCQGPESRVQEARKSFFSGHASFSMYTMLYLVFYLQSRFTWHGARLLRPLTQFTLVMMSFYTGLSRVSDHKHHPTDVLAGFLQGALVAYCIAFFVSDLFKAKGRRCALSSTPVKKELVPPADIRERSNHLIVA from the exons ATGAGAAAAGCATGGCAGGCGAGACGAAGAACGGCGGCGCTTCTGCGAGCGGCTGGAAAGAGCACAGCCGCACAAAGTTGCTGGTCGGGGTGGACCTCTTCTGCCTCTTCTTGG ATCGTCATTGGAGAGAGCTACAGGATCTACTTCCTCAACGAGGGATCGAAATCATTTGTGGGGAATCCCTACATTTCCGCCCTGTACAAGCAGGTGGGCGTGTTCGTTTTCGGCTGCGCCATCAGTCAGTCTTTCACCGACATCGCCAAAGTGTCGGTGGGCCGCCTGCGACCCCATTTTCTCGACGTGTGCAAGCCCGACTTCACCACTATCAACTGTTCCCTGGGCTACATCGCCGACTACCAGTGTCAGGGGCCCGAGAGCCGAGTCCAGGAGGCCAG GAAGTCGTTTTTCTCTGGACACGCTTCCTTCTCCATGTACACCATGCTTTATCTGGTG TTTTACCTGCAGTCTCGTTTCACCTGGCACGGAGCCCGATTGCTGCGCCCGCTGACCCAGTTCACCCTCGTCATGATGTCCTTCTACACGGGCTTGTCCCGCGTCTCGGATCACAAGCATCACCCCACTGATGTCCTGGCGGGTTTCCTTCAGGGCGCGCTGGTGGCCTACTGCATT GCGTTCTTTGTATCAGACTTGTTCAAGGCCAAAGGGAGACGTTGCGCCTTATCGTCGACTCCCGTGAAAAAAGAGCTCGTTCCTCCGGCGGACATCAGAGAGAGGAGCAATCATCTCATCGTGGCGTAG
- the LOC133411833 gene encoding phospholipid phosphatase 3-like isoform X3 encodes MINFEKWIFLYNGSLRLSVPRGFFCNDNSVSLPYKSSTVSSTVLTAVGVTVPVVSIVIGESYRIYFLNEGSKSFVGNPYISALYKQVGVFVFGCAISQSFTDIAKVSVGRLRPHFLDVCKPDFTTINCSLGYIADYQCQGPESRVQEARKSFFSGHASFSMYTMLYLVFYLQSRFTWHGARLLRPLTQFTLVMMSFYTGLSRVSDHKHHPTDVLAGFLQGALVAYCIAFFVSDLFKAKGRRCALSSTPVKKELVPPADIRERSNHLIVA; translated from the exons ATGATTAATTTTGAAAAGTGGATTTTCCTGTATAATGGTTCTCTGCGCCTTTCTGTTCCC AGAGGATTCTTCTGCAATGACAACAGCGTCAGTCTTCCCTATAAAAGCAGCACAGTGTCCAGCACAGTGCTGACAGCCGTGGGGGTCACTGTACCTGTGGTCTCA ATCGTCATTGGAGAGAGCTACAGGATCTACTTCCTCAACGAGGGATCGAAATCATTTGTGGGGAATCCCTACATTTCCGCCCTGTACAAGCAGGTGGGCGTGTTCGTTTTCGGCTGCGCCATCAGTCAGTCTTTCACCGACATCGCCAAAGTGTCGGTGGGCCGCCTGCGACCCCATTTTCTCGACGTGTGCAAGCCCGACTTCACCACTATCAACTGTTCCCTGGGCTACATCGCCGACTACCAGTGTCAGGGGCCCGAGAGCCGAGTCCAGGAGGCCAG GAAGTCGTTTTTCTCTGGACACGCTTCCTTCTCCATGTACACCATGCTTTATCTGGTG TTTTACCTGCAGTCTCGTTTCACCTGGCACGGAGCCCGATTGCTGCGCCCGCTGACCCAGTTCACCCTCGTCATGATGTCCTTCTACACGGGCTTGTCCCGCGTCTCGGATCACAAGCATCACCCCACTGATGTCCTGGCGGGTTTCCTTCAGGGCGCGCTGGTGGCCTACTGCATT GCGTTCTTTGTATCAGACTTGTTCAAGGCCAAAGGGAGACGTTGCGCCTTATCGTCGACTCCCGTGAAAAAAGAGCTCGTTCCTCCGGCGGACATCAGAGAGAGGAGCAATCATCTCATCGTGGCGTAG
- the LOC133411833 gene encoding phospholipid phosphatase 3-like isoform X2: protein MQRCLIYEKSMAGETKNGGASASGWKEHSRTKLLVGVDLFCLFLVMLVAVFLHKSPLAPYQRGFFCNDNSVSLPYKSSTVSSTVLTAVGVTVPVVSIVIGESYRIYFLNEGSKSFVGNPYISALYKQVGVFVFGCAISQSFTDIAKVSVGRLRPHFLDVCKPDFTTINCSLGYIADYQCQGPESRVQEARKSFFSGHASFSMYTMLYLVFYLQSRFTWHGARLLRPLTQFTLVMMSFYTGLSRVSDHKHHPTDVLAGFLQGALVAYCIAFFVSDLFKAKGRRCALSSTPVKKELVPPADIRERSNHLIVA, encoded by the exons ATGCAACGCTGCTTGATCTATGAGAAAAGCATGGCAGGCGAGACGAAGAACGGCGGCGCTTCTGCGAGCGGCTGGAAAGAGCACAGCCGCACAAAGTTGCTGGTCGGGGTGGACCTCTTCTGCCTCTTCTTGG TGATGCTTGTCGCTGTGTTTTTGCACAAATCTCCCTTGGCGCCTTACCAGAGAGGATTCTTCTGCAATGACAACAGCGTCAGTCTTCCCTATAAAAGCAGCACAGTGTCCAGCACAGTGCTGACAGCCGTGGGGGTCACTGTACCTGTGGTCTCA ATCGTCATTGGAGAGAGCTACAGGATCTACTTCCTCAACGAGGGATCGAAATCATTTGTGGGGAATCCCTACATTTCCGCCCTGTACAAGCAGGTGGGCGTGTTCGTTTTCGGCTGCGCCATCAGTCAGTCTTTCACCGACATCGCCAAAGTGTCGGTGGGCCGCCTGCGACCCCATTTTCTCGACGTGTGCAAGCCCGACTTCACCACTATCAACTGTTCCCTGGGCTACATCGCCGACTACCAGTGTCAGGGGCCCGAGAGCCGAGTCCAGGAGGCCAG GAAGTCGTTTTTCTCTGGACACGCTTCCTTCTCCATGTACACCATGCTTTATCTGGTG TTTTACCTGCAGTCTCGTTTCACCTGGCACGGAGCCCGATTGCTGCGCCCGCTGACCCAGTTCACCCTCGTCATGATGTCCTTCTACACGGGCTTGTCCCGCGTCTCGGATCACAAGCATCACCCCACTGATGTCCTGGCGGGTTTCCTTCAGGGCGCGCTGGTGGCCTACTGCATT GCGTTCTTTGTATCAGACTTGTTCAAGGCCAAAGGGAGACGTTGCGCCTTATCGTCGACTCCCGTGAAAAAAGAGCTCGTTCCTCCGGCGGACATCAGAGAGAGGAGCAATCATCTCATCGTGGCGTAG